The following nucleotide sequence is from Labilithrix sp..
CGAGCACCAGGCGCGCGCGTACGCGGCGGTCGAGAGCGGGGCCCGCGGCGTGGTCGTCGCGACGCCGACCGCGAGCGGCAAGAGCTACTGCTTCCATCTCCCTGTGCTCGCGGCACAAATCGCGGACGCGGACGCGCGTGCCATCTACATCTACCCGACGAAGGCGCTCGCGCGCGATCAGGAGGCGAGCCTCCGCGATCTGATGAAGGCGGCCGGCAACGATCGCGGCGCGGTGGTCTACGACGGCGACACGCCCGGCGACGCGCGGCGGGCGGCGCGGGAGCGCTCCGGCATCGTCCTCACGAACCCGGACATGCTGCACGCGGGCGTCCTCCCGCATCACACCGCGTGGGCGCGCACGTTCCAGAACCTCAAGCTCGTCGTGGTCGACGAGCTCCACACGTACAAGGGCGTCTTCGGCTCGCACGTCGCGAACGTGCTCCGGCGCCTCCTCCGCGTCGCGCGGTTCCACGGGTCGAGCCCGATCCTCATCGGCGCGACCGCGACGATCGGCAACCCGCGCGAGCACGCCGCGCGAATGTTCTCGCTCGATCCGGAGGAGATCGCCGCGATCACGGAGAGCGGCGCGCCCGAGGGCGAGCGGCGCGTGTTCCTCTACAACCCACCGGTGGTGAACGACGAGCTCGGCATCCGCGCGAGCTACGTGAAGCAAGCCGTCATGCTCGCGACGGACCTCGTACGCGCGAAGGTCCCCACCATCGTGTTCGGGCAGTCGCGGAACAACGTCGAGGTCATGCTGCGGTACCTGCGCGACAGGGTGCAGCCCGAGATCGACGCGTCTCGGATCATGGGCTACCGCGGCGGCTACCTCCCCGAGCAGCGGCGCGAGATCGAGCGGAAGCTCCGCGAGGGCGAGGTGCTCTGCGTCGTCGCGACGAACGCGCTCGAGCTCGGCATCGACATCGGCGCGCTCGACGCCGTGGTGTGCGCCGGCTACCCGGGCTCGGTCGCGGCGACGTGGCAGCGGTTCGGGCGCGCGGGCCGGCGCAAGGGCCGGAGCATCTGCGTCCTCGTCACCTCGAGCGCGCCGCTCGATCAGTTCCTCGCGCGCGAGCCGGGGTATCTCCTCGGCGCGCCGGTGGAGGAGGCGCGCATCGATCCGGACAACCCGGAGATCCTCGTCCAGCACGTGAAGTGCGCGGCGTTCGAGCTCCCGTTCAAGCGCGGCGAGCGCTTCGGCAACCTCGACGCGGAGGGCACCGCCTCCGCGCTCGAGCTCCTCGAGCGGCATCAGGTCGTGCACGAGAACAACGGCACGTTCCACTGGGCGGCGGACGCGTACCCCGCGAACAACGTGTCGCTCCGGAGCGTCGGCTGGGACAACGTCGTCATCATCGACGCCGAGCGCGACAAAACGCTCGCCGAGATCGACTGGCGCGGCGCGCACTCGATGGTGCACGAGCAGGCGATCTACCAGCACGACGGCGAGTGCTGGCAGGTCGAGCGGTTCGACTACGAGAACCACAAGGCTTTCGTGCGCAAGGTGA
It contains:
- a CDS encoding DEAD/DEAH box helicase, with amino-acid sequence MPNRRRSVAAPWESPRGVDAVVDRWLESRIVRPCVMADETVPGKASRMAPFPAALPTQLAFALRGRGVEELYEHQARAYAAVESGARGVVVATPTASGKSYCFHLPVLAAQIADADARAIYIYPTKALARDQEASLRDLMKAAGNDRGAVVYDGDTPGDARRAARERSGIVLTNPDMLHAGVLPHHTAWARTFQNLKLVVVDELHTYKGVFGSHVANVLRRLLRVARFHGSSPILIGATATIGNPREHAARMFSLDPEEIAAITESGAPEGERRVFLYNPPVVNDELGIRASYVKQAVMLATDLVRAKVPTIVFGQSRNNVEVMLRYLRDRVQPEIDASRIMGYRGGYLPEQRREIERKLREGEVLCVVATNALELGIDIGALDAVVCAGYPGSVAATWQRFGRAGRRKGRSICVLVTSSAPLDQFLAREPGYLLGAPVEEARIDPDNPEILVQHVKCAAFELPFKRGERFGNLDAEGTASALELLERHQVVHENNGTFHWAADAYPANNVSLRSVGWDNVVIIDAERDKTLAEIDWRGAHSMVHEQAIYQHDGECWQVERFDYENHKAFVRKVKPDYWTDAMTYTTVSVLEEFGTGHLAEPWPTGWGEVSVVEKVVGYKKIKFYTHENAGYGDVRLPEMQMHTTAFWLTVPEEVCASIPQGRAAAIDGLRGIGVALETVATLALMCDPRDLGTTMGDSSLDGQTTVTEDGEVVAVPRRVRGGPAPGYDPTLFLYEHTPGGIGLSERIFAQRDLLLARALRLVQGCPCASGCPACVGPAGEDRKRIAVTLMQRALGNMRALAV